DNA sequence from the Candidatus Zixiibacteriota bacterium genome:
ATGGACCGAGCAGGGAATTGCCGCTCGGGCATCGCAACCGAATGACATGTTCACGAAAAAACGCGCAGTCCAAGCAGGCAAAGCGCTCACCGTTCAAGATGTCGCTCTCCTAAAAAAACAGAACGCTCAAACTCTCGGTGACTATATCCGCACAGGTTCAATCGTCGAAGAATGGCCCTATATTGGCACAAAAGGAAAACTGATTCGTTTTCAATTGGGCGATCCGGCTACACTCGTTGACTTTGCAAAAGGAAAACGTAAAAAGCCCTTACACTTTGAAGGACCCCATTCTCGAGCCAGTATTCTCGCACTCGGCTGGAGCGCGAACTCCTTTCGGTCTGCGCTCTCACGGGGCATAATGCGCCAAGTTTATATCGAAAACGAAGAGACAACGCTTCCGTTTATAACCGCCAAAGCCGATGTTTCCTCCCTGTCATTGACACTGCCCCAGCAAACAGTTGTCGATAAATTGAAAACAAATCTCGGGGCTGGTTTCTCGATTCATCTGCTGCATGGTATTACCGGCTCGGGAAAAACTCTTGTGTACTGCCACCTCGCCCGCGATATCCTGGCCAAAGGCCAGACCGCCCTTGTCCTCACACCAGAAATTGCCCTCACCGGCGCAATCCTTGCCTATTTCAGAGGTTTCTTTGATTCACAGGTTACCGTCATCCATTCGGGAATGACAGAGCGGGAACGGCTTGAGAGTTGGAGGGGGATACGCGAAGGGAAGTACAAAATTGTTATTGGTCCGCGCTCGGCCGTTTTCGCGCCGCTTGAAAATGTCGGGCTGATTGTTGTCGATGAAGAGCATGATTCTTCCTACAAACAGGACGACCCGGCGCCAAGGTTTCATGGACGGGACACGGCGATAATGAGAGCGAAAATTCATTCTATTCCGATCATCCTTGGCTCGGCCTCTCCATCGGTCGAAAGTTATTACCATGCCGTAAACGGACGCTATCAGTTGCATGAGTTGACCGGGCGTCCGGCCGGAGCGGAACTGCCGAGCGTACGATTGATTGATCTGAAAAAAGAACAACTCTCAGGTGACCTGACTTATATGACCTACCCGCTCAAAAAGGAAATCGAAAAACGTCTTGATCAGGACGAGCAAGTTATCGTCTATCTCAATCGACGCGGATACTCTCGACAACTTAAATGCGGCGACTGTGCCCATATCAGTACCTGCCCGCAATGTCATATCAATTTGACCTACCACAAAGTCGGCGGAAAACTTCTGTGTCATTACTGCGGATATGCGGCCAATCCAGGCGACACCTGCGAAAAATGCAACAGCCGCAATCTGATGTATGTCGGAGCTGGCACTCAGCGTGTCGAAGAGGATATCCCGCGTCTGTTTCCACAAGCCGTCACCGCACGATTCGATTCTGACACTGCAAGCGGTAGAGCGCGCGCCTATACCCTGCTTCGAGAATTCGCCGAACAGAAACAGAATCTCTTGCTCGGGACGCAGATGGTGACCAAGGGGCTCGATTTGCCCGGTGTGACGCTGGTTGGTGTGCTCTCGGCTGATCAGGGATTGGATATGCCCGATTTTCGCGCGTCGGAAAAAACATTCGCGAGGCTTGTCCAAGTTGCCGGACGGTCAGGACGAAGCCGAAAAAAAGGGGAGGTCATAATCCAGACCTCGTATCCTCATCATCCGGTCATCATGCACGCCGCCGCCCAGGACTACAAAGGATTTTATGACGGGGAAATAAAATCACGCCATGAATATAATTTTCCGCCGTTTATTCGGCTGGCAAATGTCGTTTTCTCAGGAACCGATGAGACAATTCTGGGAAAAGCATCGCAAACTTTCAAAACCCGTCTCGCCGATGTCTGCCGCAAAGCCGGGATTCCTGTCGAGACGCTCGGTCCTGCGCAGTGTCCCATCTATCAATTGAAAGCGCGCTACAGAAGACAGTTGCTTATCAAGACAACCCAGATGGTCAAATTCAGCCGCACATTAACAGAATGGGAATCACAGGAAAACCGTTTTGGCCTGCCATCGTCAGTTCTGGCCGCGGTGGACATCGACCCTGATGATATGATGTAGTGGGGGGACGAGCGCAAATAACGGGGCTAACCCGGCGATTTAACTGGTCTGTCAGGGACTCAAGCCGGAGAGTTCGATGATAATATCGTGCCACGCCCTCGACGATACACGCAGTCCTGTAGGCTAATATTATTGTGAGTTAATGTACAAACGCAGAAGTTTCCTTATTAGTGTTTGCAATTTATCCACGGGCAGGGAAGAAAAATCTATTGGCTCTCCATGCATAAAACTATCTCGCAGCGTTTTACAGTGTTTGAATAAATTAGTGTCTGTTTCTGTATGCTCTGAATCAAGTTGATCGGAAACTATTACGAATTTTTGAACCAAAGTGAAACTACTCGGTCTGCCCTTGTTGTCACGGTCAAAATAAGCGTCCGCAACAGTTGATGAAACACTCTTGAATAGTCGAACTCTAAATCTATCATGATGATGATTGAATGTTTTGTTTATAAATATTTCTAGAGCCATCCACACATAAATGAATTTGTTTATTTGTTCCAGTCTCTCTTCGAGCGATTTTTCCAAGAGTTGCGCGATTCTTTCCAGCGAAGCATCCCCTATGACATGAGATATCAGCTGCTGAGTACATACAATTTCCTCACGCGACAGTTGGCGTGATAGGTAGCCATGAACTTGACCCATTTGAAGATTAAATATGTAAATTGGTTTTTCATTAACATCAAAAAACACAGATGAGTTACCAATTTGTTTAAAGCCCACAATGGCTCCGATTTCAAGATAAAGAGCTAGTTTTGCTAGTCTAACCTGCGCTTCGTAACGAGCCTGAATCGGCACTTTGGGAGTCTTCGTCGTAATGATGTAATTGCCTGCATCACTTGTATAGACATTTTCGCTTCCGATCTCTTCTTCTCCGATCGCCTCAAAATAGAGAAAAAGACCGTTCGGATATTCTTTTCGTCTGTTATCTATTAACTTATTTACGTAAAGTGTATTCTCTTCAATTGTCTTTGACTTTTCGATGTCTGAGCGGCCAGGTTCTATCATACCGAGAATAGAATGAGACTTATCTATGTGAAAACAAAGCGGATCCGGATTTGATGTGAGGATGACTTGTATGCCGATTGTGGAATCGACAAATATCTTCTCGTCTTTCTCGACCGAAGACCGTACAAGGCCGCGAATATGAAGAAGACAAAAGTATGCGAATTTCATTCGCCCGAGGGTCATTTTTATGTCTCCACCAAAGCTAAGAGATACAGCCCTACGTCATCCTGTAGATATTCTCATCGACCGAATCACTCCCGCAGCCCCTCTCTTACGGGTTCAGCTTCGCATCCATAGTAATGGTTGCCTTCAACAATTTCGAGACCGGGCAGTTGGTCTTTGCGCCGTTGGCGGCGGCCATAAAGGCATCGTTGGTAATGCCCGACATCGATACTTTTGTATCCAGGTGAATTGCGGTGATGGCACCGCCTTCGAGTGTGACAGTCGCCGTGGTCTCGATGCTTCCGGGGACTCCGCCCCCTTTGCTGAGTTCGTTTGAGAAGGCCATCGAGAAACAACCAGCATGGGCCGCGGCAATGAGCTCCTCGGGATTGGTCATCGTTCCGTTTTCGAAACGAGAGACAAAATTATACGGCACCTCATTGAGTGATTTGGTCTCGGTGGTCAGGATACCTTTCCCGTCTTTCATGCCGCCTTTCCATGCGGCTGTAGCTTTTCGTTTCATTGATTATTCCTCCTTCGTTAGTCGTGGGATGATTTATTCATAATGTCATTCCGGTCCGCCATCGGCGGAGAATCCAGATATTCATCTTCAATTGCCTTCACCTTCTAAAAAAAACGGCACTACCGCCTCAACCCATCACTGGCGGAAGTTCTCGCTCAAGCTCCTTGTCATGCCGGAATCCAAGGGCGTAGTCGGCCTGGATGAGGGTGTGAATCTCGCGCGTCCCTTCGTAAATCGATGCCCCTTTTGAGTTGCGATAAAACCGTTCGACCGGATATTCATCCGAGAACCCGTACGCGCCATAGACCTGCACGGCATTAGCGGCCGAGGCCTCGGCATCGCGGCAGGCAATCCATTTTGCAAGCGAGGTCTCACGAGTGGATCGCTTCCCCTGATTTTTGAGCCATCCGGCTTTCATCCAGAGGTATGTCGAATATTGATAGCTCGCTTCCATATTGGCAATCATCTGTTTGACCAACTGATGCTCGGCAATGGGAATGCCTTGGGTGTGTCGTGTGAGCGAATACTTAACCGATGCGTCGCGACAGGCGCGGATAAGTCCGCATGAGCCAGCGGCGACAGTGTAACGTCCTTGGTCGAGGCAGAACATCGCGATTTTAAAGCCTTGACCTTCTTTGTACACAACGTTTTCGGCCGGTACAACTACATCCTGAAATGCAATCGAGCCGGTGCTTCCTGCGCGCACACCGAGTTTGCCATGAATGGTCGATGTGGAGACACCCTTCCATTTTGACTCGACAATAAATGCCGAGAGTCCGGAGTGGTCGCGATTTCTTTTTTTCTCAAGGTCAGTCCAGGCAAAAATCAGAAAATAATCGGCGATGGCTGCAAGCGATATCCACATTTTTTCGCCGTTAAGGACGTAATGGTCCCCTTTTTTGACGGCCGTCGACTGAATGCCTATGGCATCAGAACCAGCGGCCGGTTCGGTGAGACCGAAAGTGGCAATTTTTTTGCCCTGAGCCGCTGGGACAAGATATTTCTGCTTTTGCTCTTCGTTCGCCCAGACCAGAACCGACATGCAAAAAAGACCGACATGGACTGAAAGGATAACCCGCGCCGAAGTGTCCGCATATTCCATTTCTTCAGAAGCCAAACCGAGCGAGATATAGTCCATCCCAAGTCCGCCGTATTCCTCTGGCACACAAAAGCCAAGCAGATTCGCTTTGGCCATCGCAGGTAACAGCGCCGGATTGAGCGTTTGTTTCCGGTCGAATTCGGAAATTGATGGTATGATTACCCTATCGGCGACTTCGCGCGCCATATCACGAACAGCAAGCTGGTTTTCAGTAAACGAAAAATCGATCATGAGAAAAAAGCTCCTTTAATACGACAGCGGCCTTTATGGCCTAACTTCGGCCACAATAATAGTATAAGGGGAGGGTAAAGTCAAACCTGAGTAATGTAAGGCATACGAGTTTCATCCAAAATCCCCCGGTTGCCGTTTTGGTTTCCATTTCCTATATTGACCGCTTGAAAAAGATAAAAGCATCAAGGAAAAAAAATTGTGACCGATTCACTTCAGATCAAAGCCGACATTATCCCCTACGCCCCAACCTATTCGGCTCTTGTGCGAACATGGCTTAACTCCGAAAAAGTTCTGCTCGATGTTTGCCGTTCAAATGAGTTTCCGCCCCCCGAAGACCTTGTAGATTCATGGCAGCGAAGCGATGTGATTGCCTATCTCCTCTCTGCCAAAGGGGAACCAGTCGCTTATGGCGAATTATGGCCGCGCCCGGCAGAGTTTGCAGTGGAAATTGCGCATTTGCTGGTTGACCCCAAACGGCGTTCGCACGGGTACGGGACGCGCTTGCTCGAACTTCTTTTCTCACGATTGACCGGCAGGCCGGGTGTGAACAAAGCGATAATAAATCTCTACAGTGACAACGAACGGGCTTTGGGTTGTTATCTCAAAGCGGGATTCGAACTTTTGGGAACGACCAAACATATTGTCGGACTTCGCATGATCCGACTTGTGCGATGACCAGAGGGAATGGTTTATCCGTAAGAATATTTGTCTTTTGATTGTTTTGCGCTAACGATACCAAAAAAGGAAACTACACATGAGTGCGTTCAAAAATCTTATTATCGAAACCAAGGGCCGGGTGCTTGTTATCACAGTCTCAAGACCAACGGCTCTGAATGCCATGAATATCGAAACGACCGACGAACTGCAGCGCGCCTTCAATGAAAACTCGAATAACGATGCCATCTCCTGTGTTATTCTCACCGGCGCCGGAGAAAAATCATTTGTGGCTGGCGCGGATATCAATGAAATTAACGCCCTCACTGCGCAGACCGGCTACACCTTTTCGGACAATGGCCTTCGACTCATGAATACCATCCAATATTTCCCCAAACCGGTCATCGCCGCAATAAATGGTTTCGCCCTCGGAGGCGGCTGTGAACTTGCGCTTGCCTGCGACATTCGCCTCGCATCGGACAAGGCGAAACTCGGTCAGCCCGAAGTCAACCTTGGCGTCATCCCCGGCTATGGCGGCTCCCAGCGTCTGCCGAAACTTGTGGGACGCGGCAAAGCCATGCAGATGATTTTGACTGGCGACATTATCTCCGCCGCTGAAGCTCATCGGATCGGGCTTGTCGATGAAATCTATCCGCACGAAGAGCTCATGTCCAAAGCGATGCAGATGGCCGAGACTATTGCCTCGCGCGGGCCGATAGCTGTCAAGCTTGCTAAAGAATTGGTCAACCATGCTCAGGACCTGTATCTGCATGCCGGTTGCGATATGGAAAAAGCCAATTTCGCGCAGACATGCGGCACAGCGGACAAATCCGAAGGAACCGGCGCTTTTTTGCAAAAACGAAAAGCGGCCTTCTCTGGCAAGTGAACGATAGTGGCGATGCCACCTATCGTGCGAAGCAACTGAGAGACTTCTTCTATGAAACTTAACCGCCTCTATGACGAATTCGCCTACCTCTATCCGCTTATAAGCGGGCCGGAAGCGTATGCCGATGAAGCGCAGTTGTGGAAGAATGTGCTTTGCGAAAAGCTCGGCCCGGGACGCCATACAATGATCGAAATGGGAGTCGGCGGCGGATTCAATCTCTCGCACTTCATACAAGATTTCGATGCCACCGGAAGTGACCTCTCTGAGAAAATGGTGAATGTGTCACAAAAATTTAATCCGGGAATTCCGCATGTTGTCGGCGATATGCGCACAATGCGAATCGGCAAACAGTTTAAAGCTGTCCTCATCCATGATGCCATCTGCTACATGTTGACCGAGGACGACCTTCGCCAGACTTTTGTGACAGCCCATGAACACCTTGAACCGGGCGGATTTCTTTTGACCGCGCCGGATTATTTCAAAGAGACGTTCACCGATGGCATGGTGCGGCACAATACGATGTCCGACGGCACAACGACCTTGACGCATCTGGAATACGAATACGATCTCGACCCAAATGACACCGTCAATGAAATGCTCATCCATTATCTCATCCGCAAAGACGGTAAATTGAGAGTCGAGCGCGATTTGCATGTCCTGGGACTCTTTTCGGTTGAGACCTGGCATCGCCTGTTGACCGAAACTGGATTCGATGTCGAACAGCGCCAGCATTCTCTCTACAATGACGGCCGAGTCGGCTGGCTTTTGATAGCTCAAAAAAAATAACAACCCTTTTCACATACACCATGAAATCAAACAGGCTCTACGATGAATTCGCGCATCTCTATTATCTGATTGACCCGCCAGCCGATCATGCCGGCGAGGCCGCACGGTGGAAAGCCGTTCTCAGGGAGAAACTCGGCAAAGGTCGTCACAACATTCTCGATCTCGGCTCTGGCGGCGGCTCGCATTTGTCACATTTTGTCGATGAATTTGATGCGGTCGCGGTTGATCTGTCTCCGGAAATGATCAAGCTTTCATCGACACTCAACCCGTCAGTCGAACATCTTCAAGGGGACATGCGGACGCTTCGGCTGGGAAGAAAATTCGATGCCGTGCTTATCCACGATGCCATCGGTTATATGCTGAACGAAGATGATTTGCTTTCGACTTTCAAAACAGCCTTTGAGCATTTAAACTACGGCGGTCTGATAATTACCACGCCGGATTATGTCAAAGAAAATTTTCAGGATGCCCGTGTCGCGCACCACACGGCATTGGATGTGAAAACAACGCTCGCGTATTTTGAATATGTCTATGACCTTGATCGGGCCGACACGACTTTTGAAATGCTCATGCTCTATGTCATTCGCGAGGATGGCAAGATGCGCACCGAGCGAGATATGCACACTCTGGGATTGTTCCCGCTTGAACGCTGGACGAAGTTAATGCGAACAGCGGGCTTTGAGGTCGAGGCTGTAAAAGAAGAGCGCGGAATCAACCACCCTGACGGCCATGCTGGTGAATGGATGTTTGTAGGGGTGAAGTAGGACGGGCGATGGACTTAGAGACGCCCGACACCACGAAAAGGACACGACATCTTGGAGGACTGGTTTGGACAGTTGATAATATTTTCACCATCAGAGTGGAGGTCGCATTGAATGGAAAAGAAAAGAGATGTCACATATAGGCTCCGTTGGGTTGCAGTACTTCCCGGTGCTATTCCTGCTGGTCTATTGTCAAATTTCCCGCTTCACTGGTTTCTTTACCTCTTTTTTAGTCAAATTATAGAACCATACCCTGAGCTTCCAGAAAGGTTTCTTTTGCCTTTTGTGGTCGCTACTACATTTGTATATATTGGTTCTTAAATTGCACCTGAGCATAACTTAAGGGTATCATTTGTCCTTTTCGGATTATGGATATTTATAGGTGGTGGCATGTTTTTTCTTACCTTATTCAATGTCAATTTAATGGACTCTGGATATTATTTCGAAGGGAGAGGCATCTATCAGATAATGTCTGCTCTCGGTGCTACTACAGGAGTTTATTTGGCAAAAAAAAGGCCAGTTGAGTAGGTCAGGATCTTTATGATCCTGACATCTTAATAATTGGTGCGCGACAGAGACGTCCCGCACGAAGAAAACAAAACGTGCTGTCTGGCGCCCTCCTTCGGCGGACTTGAAAGCCCTCACCTGACAGTTCAATCATAGCGTCGGGCGAGGAATAGCATCCCCAGCATGGGGGCCCGACACCACATAAATAGTGCCGTCGTTGTCTACCCGAGCGAAGAGAATACTTGGATGAACCGCCCACCCGATGTATCTTCTCCTCGATGGACCTGCCGACCCTTTTCACCACTTCGTTTGTCGTTGGATTTTCCGGAGCGATGTTCCCAGGGCCGCTTCTTGCCGTCAATATCGCCGAGACCCCGCGTCATGGCTGGAAAACCGGCCCGATTATCTGTATCGGGCATGGAATCGCCGAAATTGCCGTGGTAATAATTTTTGCGCTCGGTCTTGTCACACTCTCAGATGACACAGGGATAATTCGCACACTTGCTGTGGTCGGTGGAGCGGCGCTCATCGCGATGGGTGGGATGATGCTCTACGATCTCTTTCGCCAGCGTGTTTCCTATGAAAGTTCCAATGACGTCATACGGCCATCCCAGCATCTTATCGGCAAAGGCTTTACCGCGACAATTTCCAACCCGTATTGGCTGTTTTGGTGGGGAACAATCGGGCTGTCCTATGTCGCTCAATCAACGGAGGCCGGTTTTATCGGGCCAGTTGTCTTTTACATCGGACACATCCTCTCTGACATTGTCTGGTATACCGCAGTCGCCATGCTCATCTGGAGCGGGCGAAAATTACTCTTGGGACGCAGTTTGAAAATTCTTCTGACCGCCTGCGCTGTCTTTCTGCTCGGTCTCGGATCAAGTTTCATTTACAAAGGAATCACTGGTGCGATGTAATATCCGTTTTTTGAATCTCTGTTTTGCCTTCTTACTTGTGGGTTTGTGCGTCCAGTCAAGCCATGCCCGGGAATACTGGCAGCAGGAAGTAAACTATGTTCTTGATGTCACACTGGCCGAAGACCTTCGCACTATCAACGGCACAATCGACATTGAGTACATCAATAATTCACCCGACACACTCGATCTGCTTTACCTCAAAGCGTTCCCAAATGCCATTCAACGCAATTCATACGCCGATAAAAAACGCCGCACACAGAATATCTGGACGACAGCCAATTTGAAAAAAGAGCAGGAAGGCTCGCTTGAATTATTCGATACTGAGCCAGCATCCCGTACATACAGGCGTTTTGAACGGGACAATACAATTATTACCGTTTACCTCGACGAATTATTGGTTCCCTCTGATACGGTTTTATTGACTTTCAAATTCACAACTGTGCTTCCCTCTCCACACGAGATGCGGATGGGACTCATTGAAGGAACAGTCAAAGCCGCCTATTGGTATCCGCAGGTATGCGTGTACGATAACACAATGGGCTGGGTCAACTCTCAGTATGTCGACTGGGGGGAGTGCTATGGGGATTTTGGGAAATTTGATGTCACTATCACCGCTCCGGCGGCCCAGATCATTGCCGCGACTGGTGTGTGCGTCAATGAAAGCGAAGTTCTCTCCGACTCACTTCGCCAGATGTACGCGCTTGAGAATTATCTCAAACCCAAATCCGAATGGCCGATTTTCTCGTTCGCCGAGGGAGAAACCAAGACGTGGCATTATGTCGCCGAAAAAGTGAATGACTTTGCCTTCACATCGTCGGCTCGATTCTGTCTCGATACCGGCACAGTGAATGGGGTGGATGTTGCCGTTTATCCTCTTCGTGAAAACGCCAAAGGCTGGATACACGGAGTTCGACTGGGACAAGAGGCGATCCAGACATTTTCAGAAAAAATATATCCATATCAGTGGCCGGTCATACGCATTACCGATGCCTACTCCGGTATGGAATTTCCGATGCTTGCCAACTGCAGAGGGGGCGCGCCATCAAAAGGCTGGTGGATAGTCGTCTATCATGAAATAGGTCACCAGTGGTTTATGGGACAGGTCGGCTCCAACCAGGTTGACCGGCCGTTTCTCGATGAAGGATTCACCACTCACATTGAACATATTGCCATCGAGCAGTACCTCGGGCGTGCGGGCAACAATGTGCATTTTACCAATTGGTATGAAAAGCTTGTCGCGCCGCTTGACGAAGACCGCAACGAGCGCGGATTCCGACAACTATTGTTGCTTATGAAACAGGGACTCGATCGGCCGATGTCGTTTTCATACGACCAAGGCGAAGAATATTGGCCGTACCGGGTTTCGGCGTATTATAAATCAGCCGCGATGCACTATTCGCTCCGTTCTATTTTAGGCGACTCGGCGTATTTCGATGCCATGCATGACTATTGCGACAGATGGTTTTTCCGTCATCCGTACGAAGATGACTTCACGGAATCTTTAGAGCAGACCACGGGATTGCAACTTAACCAGTTTTTTGACCAGTGGTATCATGGCAGACAGCGTCTCGATTATGCCTTTGCTGGTAAAAAATCCCAAAAGAGCGGACGCGGGTATCGGCACACGATTTCACTAAAACAAAAGGGAAGATTTGTTTCGCCAGTCGATGTCGGCATAATCTGGGCGCAGGGTGACACAAGTTTCTACACTGTCGCGCCCGAAGGAATGGCATACGCAAAACCGGGCTTTGCCCTGTTGCCGATTTGGCATCAGTTCCGTCGATTAGATGAACGTTACAATTTTTCGGTCAATTCAGAGCGGAAAATAAAAAAAGTGATTGTCGATCCTGATAATCTTCTCATGGACATAAACCGCCTGAATAATCAGTCCGGCCTTCCGCCGATTCAGTTCCGCTTGGACAACCTCAAATACGACCGGGTACCGGTGAATGAGTATGCGCTCAGAGCGAGGCCAGACATTTGGTATGATGACCCAAACGGTGTGCAATTAGGATTCCATGCCCACGGCTCATATTTGCAAATTGAGAAACGATTCAATCTCGATGCGCGGATCGGCACACGCTCCGGCCGACCGAATGTCGATTTTACAATCGCTGTTCCGTTTGCGCCGTTCGGAGACAGGTCGGAACTCTCATGGCGGGTTTTGCGGGCCGACAGACGGCTGTTTTATTCAAATGCCTTTCAGAAGTATTTCTCCAAATGGCACTCGCGACCGGATCATAAACTGTTCCGGCTGGAGTTGAATTATCTCAAAATCGGCGGAGGAAAACAGGCGAACCGCCTCGATCCGATTTCTGAGGATGTAAGCAAGTATTTCGCAGACCCGGCTTGGGATGCGACCGATAATTTATATTCTGCCCTCTATACTGATCTGCTCAGAACATTCCGCTATGGCAGTTATCATTTTTACAACGCCAATTATTTTGGCGCGCTTGAAGAAGACGGCAATTACAGCGGTTTTCTATCAGTTCGCTATTTGTTCGGTTTGAAACTGACTAACTCTACGCGGACATATTGTGCGTTGAATCTCGACGTTGTCAATATCACCGGCCAGCCGTCATCGCAGTTCATCTATCAACTCAGCCGGGGACGTGCGGTGGATGCCTTTACCAGCACAAAATTATTTCGTTCGCCGGGCACCTTTCCTTTGGAATGGCGGGATAATTTCTATTTGGGACTTGGACCGGTGCGGGGCTATCAGGACAGAGCGATTTATTTCACCGAATCGTATGCTGGTTCGGTTGAACTTACCCCGCCCGATATTATTCCCTTTAGGTTTTTAGCCAAGCTCCCGCTTGTGGGCGGCTTTCTTTCCAAAATTGATAATGCCCTTTTTGTGGACGCGGCCTCGGTATCGATGGAAGAAAAAGAAGTCTATTATCCGGTTCCTATCTCGACCAGCGAAACGGCTCTTTCGGGTGGCGACCAGCGCTTTTATCTCTCGGCCGGTATCTCACTGTTGTCGCCTCCGGTTTGGTCAAATCAACATTTGAGACTCGATTTCCCGCTCTATCTCAATAAACCAGCAGGGAATGAAAAGGAATTTGAATTCAGATTC
Encoded proteins:
- a CDS encoding M1 family aminopeptidase — encoded protein: MRCNIRFLNLCFAFLLVGLCVQSSHAREYWQQEVNYVLDVTLAEDLRTINGTIDIEYINNSPDTLDLLYLKAFPNAIQRNSYADKKRRTQNIWTTANLKKEQEGSLELFDTEPASRTYRRFERDNTIITVYLDELLVPSDTVLLTFKFTTVLPSPHEMRMGLIEGTVKAAYWYPQVCVYDNTMGWVNSQYVDWGECYGDFGKFDVTITAPAAQIIAATGVCVNESEVLSDSLRQMYALENYLKPKSEWPIFSFAEGETKTWHYVAEKVNDFAFTSSARFCLDTGTVNGVDVAVYPLRENAKGWIHGVRLGQEAIQTFSEKIYPYQWPVIRITDAYSGMEFPMLANCRGGAPSKGWWIVVYHEIGHQWFMGQVGSNQVDRPFLDEGFTTHIEHIAIEQYLGRAGNNVHFTNWYEKLVAPLDEDRNERGFRQLLLLMKQGLDRPMSFSYDQGEEYWPYRVSAYYKSAAMHYSLRSILGDSAYFDAMHDYCDRWFFRHPYEDDFTESLEQTTGLQLNQFFDQWYHGRQRLDYAFAGKKSQKSGRGYRHTISLKQKGRFVSPVDVGIIWAQGDTSFYTVAPEGMAYAKPGFALLPIWHQFRRLDERYNFSVNSERKIKKVIVDPDNLLMDINRLNNQSGLPPIQFRLDNLKYDRVPVNEYALRARPDIWYDDPNGVQLGFHAHGSYLQIEKRFNLDARIGTRSGRPNVDFTIAVPFAPFGDRSELSWRVLRADRRLFYSNAFQKYFSKWHSRPDHKLFRLELNYLKIGGGKQANRLDPISEDVSKYFADPAWDATDNLYSALYTDLLRTFRYGSYHFYNANYFGALEEDGNYSGFLSVRYLFGLKLTNSTRTYCALNLDVVNITGQPSSQFIYQLSRGRAVDAFTSTKLFRSPGTFPLEWRDNFYLGLGPVRGYQDRAIYFTESYAGSVELTPPDIIPFRFLAKLPLVGGFLSKIDNALFVDAASVSMEEKEVYYPVPISTSETALSGGDQRFYLSAGISLLSPPVWSNQHLRLDFPLYLNKPAGNEKEFEFRFSVAWQFGEIR